In Tachysurus fulvidraco isolate hzauxx_2018 chromosome 5, HZAU_PFXX_2.0, whole genome shotgun sequence, the genomic stretch AGGATGGATAATAGCTTTGGTCTTTTGTTTTGCAGAGCAGTTTAAATCAGAAAACTGTTGGTCTGTAAGCTTCGGCCCACCTAAAATAAAAAGCCAACATGTTCATACATTAGAAAAGCTCTCCACAGGAATTGCTTATGAATGAAACTCTTCATTGGCACCCCGATGTgctgtctttttatttcactgtcaATGGAAGGCTCCTAAGGGCTGACCTTTAGAGAGATATCGTATTAATGCAGACAAGCCCTGCAGTTGCTTGATGATAGATCTgtaagtgtgagacagaaggCATGGTGCAGTCTCTTCTCAATAAAGGAGAAAGCTCAGTTAAAGAGTACAGGTCTCTGATTTACTGTGTCGgccatgcacacagacacacacacacacacacacacacacacacacacacacacacacacacacacacacacacccccacacacagaagAGCAGGTGTGAGGCATTCAGCTGTCGAGTGCACCTGGCTTGCTCTCAGACTAAAGACATCTGCTGAcgtcattcagaaaaaaaaaacagttcaccTTCACTGCTTTTCAAACAATGTCTGTATTCTCTgcataaaaaaaagatgatacTAAATACTCTGGAATTCTGTTCATCCAAATTTCACTCTTCTATAGTTCCgttgtaaattaaaaaacaaaaagacacattgcatttttgtataaaaatccCTGCTATTAAAACCAAGTGAACAAGATCTGACAATGTTCTGACGTTGCTGTGATTCCTACCTGCAGACAAACAGAATGAGGTGGAGATACCGCCGCCCACACCGAAGGCAcgggagaagaagaagaagcagcagctgATGACTCAGATCAGCGGGGTGAAGAAGGTGTCCCACGGGCCCAGCCTCAACAGCGGCATCACCCGCTTTGGTGTCAAAACCGACAAGGAAGAGCTGCTGTCTAAGGTAACGCAATCAATCGATCGCTCAAATGAGTGTACAGAAAGTTTTTGAGTTCGGGTTTTCTTACCAGAATCTGTCGGCTTTTTCTGTCTGCAGGAATTAGAAGATCTCAACAAGTGGGGCCTGAATATCTTCACCGTGTCTGAATATTCCAACAATCGCCCTCTCACGTGCATCATGTATGCCATCTTCCAGGTCTGTCCTCTCTCCATTTAGAACATCTTCTCTTTTAATAAAGAATAACATACTCTTGACAGTCCACCCTCTGACTCCTGATGTGGTCCTCAACAGGAACGAGACTTGCTCAAGACGTTTAAGATCCCGACAGACACGTTTGTGACGTATATGATGACGCTGGAGGATCACTACCACTTGGATGTAGCCTACCACAACAGTCTTCATGCTGCTGATGTGGCCCAGTCCACACATATACTCCTCTCCACACCTGCACTAGATGTAAGGACTGATGATACTCTTAGTGTCAAGTCAAGATCATATAGAAAGTGCTGGATTTGGTCTGATTCCTAtgaatgacatttaaatgtaagtttcctgtttcatttttgtCTCCAGGCCGTCTTTACTGATCTGGAGATCCTGGCTGCCATTTTTGCAGCCGCCATCCATGATGTAGATCATCCAGGTGTTTCCAACCAGTTCCTCATCAACACAAGTAAGTGAACATGACTAAGCTGCTTATAAGTATCCAAAGCCATCGTGGTAGTCTGAAAACGATGACTTAAtatctcacttttttttcccatcaGACTCTGAGCTGGCTCTCATGTATAATGATGAGTCGGTGCTGGAGAACCACCACTTAGCTGTAGGCTTCAAACTGCTCCAGGAGGAGAACTGTGACATCTTCCAGAACCTCACAAAGAAACAGAGGCAATCACTCAGGAAGATGGTCATTGACATGGTGAGCTGCTATTATCTTAATCTCATGCATTGTATAATGCTTTCATGTTCATTCACGTGTCTAAGCTTGTTTATTTTTGCCCTGTCTTTTTCCTCAGGTACTTGCCACAGATATGTCTAAACACATGAGCTTACTAGCCGATCTGAAGACAATGGTTGAGACAAAGAAGGTTACCAGTTCAGGGGTTCTGCTTCTAGACAACTACACTGACAGGATACAGGTAGGAACCTTCAACTGTAGTGTGGTGGCAccaattttaataaaatgtgcCTGGTGAAAAACGCCATTCGTTGGAACAGAATTGAAAGCTTGTTTACGGTAATTGTTCATTTAGAATCTCCTCTGAATCGGTCTTCACTTCACTCTGACTTTATGTAGATGAACACTACGAATGTTCTGATACAAAACAAGTACAGGGCTGGATCAGGtcgatttatttttaaaccccTCACAACAAACATCTAGTTAAATAACTACAGTTAGCTGCTCAGTGAAGCAGCACTTTACCTCATGAAACACGTCACACTAGGACTGCCCTAGCCACGAACTTCTCAATGAAACATGCCGTTAGACTGCCGCTTGAGTCTTAACACGTCCACCACTATCTAATATTAACTGAGCTAATTAATGTTCAGCGTGCAGCAACTGCATGGTTGGATCATTAGAAAAGACGTCCTGTATCTGTTTCACACGCTACCTTTCTAGTTTTTTCAAGTCTTTGATGTTATATTGACGTTTGTTAAGATAAATGAGTGAAAGAAAAGATTGAAAAGGAGATTAGCTTAATGAATTGGATTCTGAGTCTGTTGTTCAATTTTCAATTTAGGTTCTTCGAAATATGGTGCACTGTGCTGACCTGAGCAACCCCACCAAGTCTCTGGAGTTGTATCGCCAGTGGACAGACCGCATCATGGAGGAGTTCTTCCACCAGGGTGACCGTGAGAGAGAACGTGGCATGGAGATCAGCCCCATGTGTGACAAACACACTGCTTCTGTGGAAAAATCACAGGTCTGTATTAACAGCTACTAATATGAGCCAGTGCATCAGAGTCCTTTAACCCGAATTTGGATGTCTTGGTGGTGCTTATTGCAACTTATCGTGTCTATTCCTTATCTAGGTTGGTTTTATTGACTACATTGTCCATCCGCTGTGGGAGACGTGGGCCGACCTGGTCCACCCTGACGCGCAGGACATCCTTGACACACTGGAGGACAATCGGAACTGGTACCAGAGCATGATTCCTCAGAGTCCCTCACCACCCTTCTACCAGCCTGAAAAAGAGGGGCACGGTGGAGGACCTGTGGCTGACAAGTTCCAGTTTGAGCTCACGCTGGAGGAAGAGGACTCAGAAGGCACAGAAAAAGATGAACAGAGTCAGGgagatgaggaggaagaggaggaagaagaagcagaggAGGAAGATCgagaggaggagatggagcCGGTTACCACACACATCCAGATCGTAACTGAAGACGCCTCACCAGTGGATACATAGAACCTTTTAGCCCATTTTAATGGCTAGTAACCATTTCTTTCCCTCGCAATCTGGCAGTTGATGCTTTTTAACAAAGCCCAGAGAGAGAGTGGTTTTTTTGGCCCTCTTGGGAGGCGCATGACTGGCCCTCCTTGCACTTAGGTTTTGGAGCCAGTTAGGTTGGAGCTCTCAGGAAATAAATGctgcagacattttttttttggagctgAATGACTGACGGTTGACTCTGAGATACAGAAGAATTGGGGCCAATCATAGACTTGTGTTTGTCTAGTGGACGAACATTTGCGGAGTTGACACTACTGAGAGATTTTTTGTACCAAGTAAAATTTTTTCTAAAGCTATCGGGATTAGTCGGGGTAGCATACGAACTACTGATGAACAAGTAtttgtaaagaaagaaactgtttacTTTTCTGTACCATTTGTCTAAAGACTTTGTGTGCCTTTTTTACTATTGTCTTTTTAAtggtcttttttatttattgaactcACTTTAGTATAACTGtacatggaattttttttttttctaaaagcaaACCAGACAGCTTACACGCAGAGTCCTTTTCTATAAACCGAAGAGAAAACTCAGTGTCTTCCTTTATATTTGGCAATAGAACGAAATAATCCAAATGTCTGAAATGTATATTCCAGTCAAAGATGCACTTTGTCAGTTTTTTTATACTCGTCCACTTCTTTTGGTCTTGTTTAGTTGTAAATTTGCTACGAGCTCATTTTGTATGTACACACAATTCACAATAAGCATTTAAAGCATAATGACAATTCGAAACTTGGCAAATCAAAATCGAATGCACTTACGCAAAGATTACAGAGCTCCTAAATATACCCATTGGATATAAGCAAACTGAATTAAGCTGTATTTATATTCGAATCCCTTCTGCCTCCCACTTCCCAGAGTTCACTTTTAGAAAACAAGGTCAAATATTTCCTTCAGCTTCCATTCATTAATGTCAGA encodes the following:
- the pde4ba gene encoding cAMP-specific 3',5'-cyclic phosphodiesterase 4B isoform X2, whose protein sequence is MSSNELSAPDPEPCIRTFKEHMRLELEPPRLVTSPKVSPRSSPRLFRRLMVNKGSRHRRRFTVAHTCFDVENGPSAGCSPLDPQASPGSGLILHPNFSQPGHNQRRESFLYRSDSDYDLSPKSMSRNSSVASELHGDDLIVTPFAQVLASLRSVRNNFTVLTNVQCTSNKRSPATTQPPLTRVCLSDDSYQKLAVETMEELDWCLDQLETIQTYRSVSDMASNKFKRMLNRELTHLSEMSRSGNQVSEFISNTFLDKQNEVEIPPPTPKAREKKKKQQLMTQISGVKKVSHGPSLNSGITRFGVKTDKEELLSKELEDLNKWGLNIFTVSEYSNNRPLTCIMYAIFQERDLLKTFKIPTDTFVTYMMTLEDHYHLDVAYHNSLHAADVAQSTHILLSTPALDAVFTDLEILAAIFAAAIHDVDHPGVSNQFLINTNSELALMYNDESVLENHHLAVGFKLLQEENCDIFQNLTKKQRQSLRKMVIDMVLATDMSKHMSLLADLKTMVETKKVTSSGVLLLDNYTDRIQVLRNMVHCADLSNPTKSLELYRQWTDRIMEEFFHQGDRERERGMEISPMCDKHTASVEKSQVGFIDYIVHPLWETWADLVHPDAQDILDTLEDNRNWYQSMIPQSPSPPFYQPEKEGHGGGPVADKFQFELTLEEEDSEGTEKDEQSQGDEEEEEEEEAEEEDREEEMEPVTTHIQIVTEDASPVDT
- the pde4ba gene encoding cAMP-specific 3',5'-cyclic phosphodiesterase 4B isoform X5 — encoded protein: MPEANYLLSVSWGYIKFKRMLNRELTHLSEMSRSGNQVSEFISNTFLDKQNEVEIPPPTPKAREKKKKQQLMTQISGVKKVSHGPSLNSGITRFGVKTDKEELLSKELEDLNKWGLNIFTVSEYSNNRPLTCIMYAIFQERDLLKTFKIPTDTFVTYMMTLEDHYHLDVAYHNSLHAADVAQSTHILLSTPALDAVFTDLEILAAIFAAAIHDVDHPGVSNQFLINTNSELALMYNDESVLENHHLAVGFKLLQEENCDIFQNLTKKQRQSLRKMVIDMVLATDMSKHMSLLADLKTMVETKKVTSSGVLLLDNYTDRIQVLRNMVHCADLSNPTKSLELYRQWTDRIMEEFFHQGDRERERGMEISPMCDKHTASVEKSQVGFIDYIVHPLWETWADLVHPDAQDILDTLEDNRNWYQSMIPQSPSPPFYQPEKEGHGGGPVADKFQFELTLEEEDSEGTEKDEQSQGDEEEEEEEEAEEEDREEEMEPVTTHIQIVTEDASPVDT
- the pde4ba gene encoding cAMP-specific 3',5'-cyclic phosphodiesterase 4B isoform X3; amino-acid sequence: MLLVCVCKSVAVHLRAMYHRSPCHRGRIYFDFSEEVVKRLHTPAFSFDVENGPSAGCSPLDPQASPGSGLILHPNFSQPGHNQRRESFLYRSDSDYDLSPKSMSRNSSVASELHGDDLIVTPFAQVLASLRSVRNNFTVLTNVQCTSNKRSPATTQPPLTRVCLSDDSYQKLAVETMEELDWCLDQLETIQTYRSVSDMASNKFKRMLNRELTHLSEMSRSGNQVSEFISNTFLDKQNEVEIPPPTPKAREKKKKQQLMTQISGVKKVSHGPSLNSGITRFGVKTDKEELLSKELEDLNKWGLNIFTVSEYSNNRPLTCIMYAIFQERDLLKTFKIPTDTFVTYMMTLEDHYHLDVAYHNSLHAADVAQSTHILLSTPALDAVFTDLEILAAIFAAAIHDVDHPGVSNQFLINTNSELALMYNDESVLENHHLAVGFKLLQEENCDIFQNLTKKQRQSLRKMVIDMVLATDMSKHMSLLADLKTMVETKKVTSSGVLLLDNYTDRIQVLRNMVHCADLSNPTKSLELYRQWTDRIMEEFFHQGDRERERGMEISPMCDKHTASVEKSQVGFIDYIVHPLWETWADLVHPDAQDILDTLEDNRNWYQSMIPQSPSPPFYQPEKEGHGGGPVADKFQFELTLEEEDSEGTEKDEQSQGDEEEEEEEEAEEEDREEEMEPVTTHIQIVTEDASPVDT
- the pde4ba gene encoding cAMP-specific 3',5'-cyclic phosphodiesterase 4B isoform X4, yielding MALALLEDKRASLNVSTFSYRRHSWVCFDVENGPSAGCSPLDPQASPGSGLILHPNFSQPGHNQRRESFLYRSDSDYDLSPKSMSRNSSVASELHGDDLIVTPFAQVLASLRSVRNNFTVLTNVQCTSNKRSPATTQPPLTRVCLSDDSYQKLAVETMEELDWCLDQLETIQTYRSVSDMASNKFKRMLNRELTHLSEMSRSGNQVSEFISNTFLDKQNEVEIPPPTPKAREKKKKQQLMTQISGVKKVSHGPSLNSGITRFGVKTDKEELLSKELEDLNKWGLNIFTVSEYSNNRPLTCIMYAIFQERDLLKTFKIPTDTFVTYMMTLEDHYHLDVAYHNSLHAADVAQSTHILLSTPALDAVFTDLEILAAIFAAAIHDVDHPGVSNQFLINTNSELALMYNDESVLENHHLAVGFKLLQEENCDIFQNLTKKQRQSLRKMVIDMVLATDMSKHMSLLADLKTMVETKKVTSSGVLLLDNYTDRIQVLRNMVHCADLSNPTKSLELYRQWTDRIMEEFFHQGDRERERGMEISPMCDKHTASVEKSQVGFIDYIVHPLWETWADLVHPDAQDILDTLEDNRNWYQSMIPQSPSPPFYQPEKEGHGGGPVADKFQFELTLEEEDSEGTEKDEQSQGDEEEEEEEEAEEEDREEEMEPVTTHIQIVTEDASPVDT
- the pde4ba gene encoding cAMP-specific 3',5'-cyclic phosphodiesterase 4B isoform X1, encoding MRKSRSVLSVSPCEDSKDPPDCTLSESFTSPACTLGVDLRRGRRRFSGNLQLPPLSWRQTERSRTPDEEIICRPTTLPFIRPPRIDITPVDSECFDVENGPSAGCSPLDPQASPGSGLILHPNFSQPGHNQRRESFLYRSDSDYDLSPKSMSRNSSVASELHGDDLIVTPFAQVLASLRSVRNNFTVLTNVQCTSNKRSPATTQPPLTRVCLSDDSYQKLAVETMEELDWCLDQLETIQTYRSVSDMASNKFKRMLNRELTHLSEMSRSGNQVSEFISNTFLDKQNEVEIPPPTPKAREKKKKQQLMTQISGVKKVSHGPSLNSGITRFGVKTDKEELLSKELEDLNKWGLNIFTVSEYSNNRPLTCIMYAIFQERDLLKTFKIPTDTFVTYMMTLEDHYHLDVAYHNSLHAADVAQSTHILLSTPALDAVFTDLEILAAIFAAAIHDVDHPGVSNQFLINTNSELALMYNDESVLENHHLAVGFKLLQEENCDIFQNLTKKQRQSLRKMVIDMVLATDMSKHMSLLADLKTMVETKKVTSSGVLLLDNYTDRIQVLRNMVHCADLSNPTKSLELYRQWTDRIMEEFFHQGDRERERGMEISPMCDKHTASVEKSQVGFIDYIVHPLWETWADLVHPDAQDILDTLEDNRNWYQSMIPQSPSPPFYQPEKEGHGGGPVADKFQFELTLEEEDSEGTEKDEQSQGDEEEEEEEEAEEEDREEEMEPVTTHIQIVTEDASPVDT